The genomic DNA GCAGCCTTCGGGACAGAAGAGGATGCAGTTATCACAGTCTATACATTTATCCTTATCAAGAATGGGTTTGAATGTTCTCCAGCTTCCCGTCTTGTTTTTACGGGTGCTTCCTGGTTCTCTGACGGTTGCTCCAAGTGATTCCATTATATTCACCCTGACTGTTTCATTTTTTCATAGGCTATCCTTGCAGCCTCTGCGTTTTTATCCCCAATCTTCCCGGGGAATGTTTCT from Methanothermobacter sp. includes the following:
- the porD gene encoding pyruvate synthase subunit PorD — its product is MESLGATVREPGSTRKNKTGSWRTFKPILDKDKCIDCDNCILFCPEGCIDKEHEIDYDYCKGCGICAEECPVKAIKMEREK